A region from the Brassica napus cultivar Da-Ae chromosome C8, Da-Ae, whole genome shotgun sequence genome encodes:
- the LOC125591813 gene encoding uncharacterized protein LOC125591813 has protein sequence MSLRIQDFKSVDEYNSEMFKIVSTLKLCGKEITDEDMLEKTLSTFHTNNMVLGHQYREKGFKSYEDLIPCLLRAEKNNELLMRNSEMRPPGSTPLPEENAAEEAMNESNHAHHDKPHGHFRGGWRGRGRGQYNLHGRGNSYGRGCGYQFHSGRGRGRICGVSKPQHSTRSVCHRCEISNHLAKNCRTPKHLVDVYQENFEREEF, from the coding sequence ATGAGTCTTAGGATCCAGGActtcaagtccgtggatgaATATAACTCAGAAATGTTCAAAATTGTTTCTACATTGAAGCTGTGTGGTAAGGAGATCACGGATGAGGATATGTTGGAAAAGACATTGTCCACCTTCCACACAAATAATATGGTGTTAGGACACCAGTACCGTGAAAAAGGCTTCAAGAGTTATGAAGATCTGATTCCTTGTTTGTTACGTGCTGAGAAAAACAATGagttactgatgagaaacagtgagatgagacctccaGGATCCACACCATTACCTGAAGAAAATGCAGCCGAAGAAGCTATGAATGAATCTAACCATGCCCATCATGATAAACCACACGGCCATTTCCGTGGTGGATGGAGAGGACGTGGCCGCGGCCAATACAACTTACATGGCCGCGGGAATAGCTATGGAAGAGGCTGTGGATATCAATTTCATTCAGGCCGTGGTCGAGGCAGAATCTGTGGTGTTTCTAAACCACAACACTCGACCAGATCAGTGTGTCATAGGTGTGAAATAAGTAATCATTTGGCTAAGAattgtaggactcccaagcatctagttgaTGTGTACCAAGAGAattttgaaagggaagaattcTGA